One genomic segment of Drosophila willistoni isolate 14030-0811.24 chromosome 2R unlocalized genomic scaffold, UCI_dwil_1.1 Seg200, whole genome shotgun sequence includes these proteins:
- the LOC6643711 gene encoding myosin heavy chain, muscle isoform X26: MPKPIASQEDEDPTPYLFVSLEQRRIDQSKPYDSKKNCWVPDEKEGYLLGEIKATKGDIVSVGLPGGEVKDFKSEKVEKVNPPKFEKIEDMADMTVLNTPCVLHNLRQRYYAKLIYTYSGLFCVAINPYKRYPVYTNRCAKMYRGKRRNEVPPHIFAISDGAYVDMLTNHVNQSMLITGESGAGKTENTKKVIAYFATVGASTKKDESQKNKGSLEDQVVQTNPVLEAFGNAKTVRNDNSSRFGKFIRIHFGPTGKLAGADIETYLLEKARVISQQSLERSYHIFYQIMSGSVAGVKDYCLLSNNIYDYRIVSQGKTTIPSVNDAEEWVLVDQAFDILGFTKQEKEDVYRITAAVMHMGGMKFKQRGREEQAEQDGEEEGGRVSKLFGCDTAELYKNLLKPRIKVGNEFVTQGRNVQQVTNSIGALCKGVFDRLFKWLVKKCNETLDTQQKRQHFIGVLDIAGFEIFDYNGFEQLCINFTNEKLQQFFNHHMFVLEQEEYKREGIDWAFIDFGMDLLACIDLIEKPMGILSILEEESMFPKATDQTFSEKLTNTHLGKSAPFQKPKPPKPGQQAAHFAIGHYAGVVAYNITGWLEKNKDPLNDTVVDQFKKSQNKLLIEIFADHAGQSGGGEQAKGGRGKKGGGFATVSSAYKEQLNSLMTTLRSTQPHFVRCIIPNEMKQPGLVDAHLVMHQLTCNGVLEGIRICRKGFPNRMVYPDFKMRYKIMCPKQLQGVDKDKKATDIIIKFIDLPEDQYRLGNTKVFFRAGVLGQMEEFRDERLGKIMSWMQAWARGYLSRKGFKKLQEQRVALKVVQRNLRKYLQLRTWPWYKLWQKVKPLLNVSRIEDEIARLEEKAKKAEELHAAEVKVRKELEALNAKLLAEKTALLDSLSGEKGQLQDFQERNAKLTAQKNDLENQLRDIQERLTQEEDARNQLFQQKKKADQEISGLKKDIEDLELNIQKAEQDKATKDHQIRNLNDEIAHQDELINKLNKEKKMQGETNQKTGEELQSAEDKINHLNKVKAKLEQTLDELEDSLEREKKVRGDVEKSKRKVEGDLKLTQEAVADLERNKKELEQTIQRKDKELSSITAKLEDEQVVVGKHQRQIKELQARIEELEEEVEAERQARAKAEKQRADLARELEELGERLEEAGGATSAQIELNKKREAELSKLRRDLEEANIQHESTLANLRKKHNDAVAEMAEQVDQLNKLKAKAEHDRQTCHNELNQTRTACDQLGRDKAAQEKIAKQLQHTLNEVQSKLDETNRTLNDFDASKKKLSIENSDLLRQLEEAESQVSQLSKIKISLTTQLEDTKRLADEESRERATLLGKFRNLEHDLDNLREQVEEEAEGKADLQRQLSKANAEAQVWRSKYESDGVARSEELEEAKRKLQARLAEAEETIESLNQKCIGLEKTKQRLSTEVEDLQLEVDRANAIANAAEKKQKAFDKIIGEWKLKVDDLAAELDASQKECRNYSTELFRLKGAYEEGQEQLEAVRRENKNLADEVKDLLDQIGEGGRNIHEIEKARKRLEAEKDELQAALEEAEAALEQEENKVLRAQLELSQVRQEIDRRIQEKEEEFENTRKNHQRALDSMQASLEAEAKGKAEALRMKKKLEADINELEIALDHANKANAEAQKNIKRYQQQLKDIQTALEEEQRARDDAREQLGISERRANALQNELEESRTLLEQADRGRRQAEQELADAHEQLNEVSAQNASISAAKRKLESELQTLHSDLDELLNEAKNSEEKAKKAMVDAARLADELRAEQDHAQTQEKLRKALEQQIKELQVRLDEAEANALKGGKKAIQKLEQRVRELENELDGEQRRHADAQKNLRKSERRVKELSFQSEEDRKNHERMQDLVDKLQQKIKTYKRQIEEAEEIAALNLAKFRKAQQELEEAEERADLAEQAISKFRAKGRAGSVGRGASPAPRATSVRPQFDGLAFPPRFDLAPENEF; encoded by the exons ATGCCGAAGCCAATCGCAAGTCAGGAGGATGAAGATCCCACCCCTTACTTGTTCGTGTCTTTGGAACAAAGACGTATCGATCAATCGAAACCCTATGACTCGAAGAAGAACTGCTGGGTGCCCGATGAGAAGGAGGGTTATCTCCTTGGTGAAATCAAGGCCACCAAGGGTGATATCGTCTCCGTTGGCTTGCCTGGTGGAGAG GTAAAAGATTTCAAATCCGAGAAGGTGGAAAAAGTGAATCCACCAAAATTCGAAAAAATTGAAGATATGGCCGACATGACTGTCTTGAACACACCCTGTGTCCTGCACAATTTGCGTCAACGTTATTATGCTAAGCTTATCTAT ACCTACTCAGGTCTTTTCTGCGTTGCCATCAATCCTTACAAGCGCTACCCTGTGTATACCAACCGTTGCGCTAAGATGTACCGTGGCAAGCGCCGTAATGAAGTGCCACCCCATATTTTCGCCATCTCTGATGGTGCCTACGTGGACATGTTGACCAATCACGTTAATCAATCTATGTTGATTACCGGTGAGTCTGGTGCCGGTAAGACTGAGAACACCAAGAAGGTAATTGCTTACTTCGCCACCGTTGGTGCATCGACCAAGAAGGATGAGTCACAGAAGAACAAGGGTTCCCTGGAAGATCAGGTTGTGCAAACTAACCCTGTGCTTGAGGCTTTCGGTAACGCTAAGACCGTGCGTAACGATAACTCTTCCCGTTTC GGTAAATTCATCCGTATTCACTTCGGTCCCACTGGTAAACTGGCTGGTGCTGATATTGAGACTT ATCTGTTGGAGAAGGCTCGTGTCATCTCTCAGCAATCTCTGGAGCGTTCTTACCACATTTTCTACCAGATCATGTCTGGCTCCGTGGCCGGTGTGAAAG ATTATTGTCTTTTATCGAACAACATTTACGATTATCGTATTGTATCGCAAGGCAAAACGACTATACCTAGTGTTAACGATGCTGAAGAATGGGTCCTAGTGGAT CAAGCCTTCGACATCTTGGGCTTCACCAAGCAAGAGAAGGAGGATGTGTACAGAATCACCGCCGCTGTCATGCACATGGGTGGCATGAAGTTCAAGCAACGTGGTCGCGAGGAGCAGGCTGAACAGGATGGTGAAGAGGAGGGTGGTCGTGTATCGAAATTGTTCGGTTGCGATACCGCTGAGTTGTACAAGAACTTGTTGAAGCCCCGCATCAAGGTCGGTAACGAGTTCGTCACCCAGGGTCGTAACGTCCAACAGGTCACCAACTCGATCGGTGCCCTCTGCAAGGGTGTGTTCGATCGTCTCTTCAAATGGCTGGTCAAGAAGTGTAACGAGACTCTGGATACTCAGCAGAAGCGTCAGCATTTCATTGGTGTGCTGGATATTGCTGGTTTTGAAATCTTCGAT TACAACGGTTTCGAGCAACTGTGTATTAACTTCACCAACGAGAAGTTGCAACAATTCTTCAACCATCACATGTTCGTTTTGGAGCAAGAAGAATACAAGCGTGAAGGCATTGATTGGGCCTTCATTGATTTCGGTATGGACTTGTTGGCCTGTATCGATTTGATTGAAAAG CCTATGGGTATCTTGTCCATCCTGGAAGAAGAGTCTATGTTCCCCAAGGCCACCGATCAGACCTTCTCGGAGAAGCTGACCAACACCCATTTGGGTAAATCAGCTCCATTCCAGAAGCCCAAGCCTCCAAAGCCCGGCCAGCAGGCTGCCCACTTTGCCATTGGCCATTATGCTGGTGTTGTCGCCTATAACATCACCGGTTGGTTGGAGAAGAACAAGGATCCTTTGAACGACACTGTTGTCGATCAGTTCAAGAAGTCGCAGAACAAGCTGCTTATCGAAATCTTTGCTGATCATGCTGGTCAGTCTGGTGGCGGTGAACAGGCTAAGGGCGGTCGTGGCAAGAAGGGCGGTGGCTTCGCTACTGTCTCATCGGCCTACAAGGAGCAGTTGAACAGCTTGATGACCACTCTGCGTTCCACACAGCCTCACTTCGTCCGTTGCATCATTCCCAACGAAATGAAGCAGCCTGGTCTTGTTGATGCTCACTTGGTTATGCACCAGCTGACATGTAACGGTGTGCTTGAAGGTATCCGTATTTGCCGTAAAGGTTTCCCCAACAGAATGGTCTACCCCGATTTCAAGATGCG CTACAAAATCATGTGCCCCAAGCAATTGCAGGGCGTTGACAAAGACAAAAAGGCCACTGATATAATCATTAAGTTTATTGATTTGCCCGAAGATCAATACCGTTTGGGTAACACAAAG GTGTTCTTCCGTGCCGGTGTCCTGGGTCAGATGGAGGAGTTCCGTGATGAGCGTTTGGGCAAGATTATGTCCTGGATGCAAGCCTGGGCTCGTGGTTACTTGTCCCGCAAGGGCTTCAAGAAGCTGCAAGAACAGCGTGTTGCCCTCAAGGTTGTGCAACGCAACTTGCGCAAATACTTGCAACTGCGTACCTGGCCATGGTACAAACTGTGGCAGAAGGTCAAGCCTTTGCTCAACGTCAGCCGTATTGAGGATGAAATTGCC CGTCTGGAGGAGAAGGCAAAGAAGGCTGAGGAATTGCATGCCGCTGAAGTGAAAGTACGCAAGGAGTTGGAGGCTCTCAATGCCAAATTGTTGGCTGAGAAGACCGCCCTGTTGGACTCCCTGTCCGGCGAGAAGGGTCAGTTGCAGGACTTCCAGGAGCGCAACGCTAAGTTGACCGCCCAGAAGAACGACCTCGAGAACCAGCTGCGC GACATCCAAGAGCGCCTGACTCAGGAGGAAGATGCCCGCAACCAACTGTTCCAACAGAAGAAGAAGGCCGACCAGGAGATCTCTGGCTTGAAGAAGGATATCGAAGATCTGGAATTGAACATCCAGAAGGCCGAGCAAGACAAGGCCACCAAGGATCACCAGATCCGCAACTTGAACGACGAGATCGCCCACCAGGATGAGCTCATCAACAAGTTGAACAAGGAGAAGAAGATGCAGGGTGAGACCAACCAGAAGACTGGTGAGGAACTCCAGTCCGCTGAGGACAAGATTAACCACTTGAACAAGGTTAAGGCCAAGCTCGAACAGACCCTCGATGAACTCGAGGACTCTCTGGAGCGTGAGAAGAAGGTGCGCGGTGATGTTGAGAAGTCCAAGCGCAAGGTTGAGGGTGACCTTAAGTTGACTCAGGAGGCTGTCGCTGATCTTGAGCGCAACAAGAAGGAGTTGGAACAGACCATCCAACGCAAGGACAAGGAATTGTCTTCCATCACTGCCAAGCTCGAGGATGAgcaagttgttgttggcaagcACCAGCGCCAGATCAAGGAACTGCAAGCCCGCATCGAAGAGCTCGAGGAAGAGGTTGAGGCTGAGCGTCAAGCTCGCGCCAAGGCCGAGAAACAGCGTGCCGATTTGGCCCGCGAATTGGAGGAATTGGGCGAGCGTCTGGAAGAGGCTGGCGGTGCCACCTCTGCCCAGATTGAGCTCAACAAGAAGCGTGAGGCTGAGCTCAGCAAATTGCGTCGTGATCTTGAGGAAGCCAACATCCAGCATGAGTCTACCCTCGCCAACCTGCGCAAGAAGCACAACGATGCTGTCGCTGAGATGGCCGAGCAAGTTGATCAGCTCAACAAGCTGAAGGCTAA gGCTGAACATGATCGTCAGACTTGCCACAACGAGTTGAATCAGACTCGCACTGCTTGCGATCAATTGGGTCGCGATAAG GCTGCCCAAGAAAAGATTGCCAAGCAGTTGCAGCACACCCTCAACGAAGTCCAATCCAAATTGGATGAGACCAACCGCACTCTGAACGACTTCGATGCCAGCAAGAAGAAGTTGTCCATTGAGAACTCCGATCTGTTGCGCCAGCTGGAGGAAGCCGAATCCCAGGTTTCGCAGTTGTCCAAGATCAAGATCTCCCTGACCACCCAGTTGGAAGATACCAAGCGTCTGGCTGATGAGGAATCTCGCGAGCGCGCCACTTTGTTGGGCAAGTTCCGCAACTTGGAGCACGACCTCGACAACCTGCGCGAACAGGTTGAGGAGGAGGCTGAGGGTAAGGCTGATTTGCAGCGTCAATTGAGCAAGGCCAACGCCGAAGCCCAGGTCTGGCGTAGCAAGTACGAATCGGACGGTGTTGCCCGTTCCGAGGAGTTGGAGGAAGCCAAGAGGAAGTTGCAGGCCCGTTTGGCTGAGGCTGAAGAGACCATTGAGTCCCTCAACCAGAAGTGCATTGGTCTGGAGAAGACCAAGCAGCGTCTGTCCACTGAAGTGGAGGATCTGCAATTGGAAGTGGACCGTGCCAACGCCATTGCCAACGCCGCCGAGAAGAAGCAGAAGGCATTCGACAAGATCATTGGCGAATGGAAACTCAAGGTCGATGATTTGGCCGCTGAATTGGATGCTTCCCAGAAGGAGTGCCGCAACTACTCCACTGAATTGTTCCGTCTCAAGGGTGCCTATGAGGAGGGACAGGAGCAGCTTGAGGCTGTGCGTCGTGAGAACAAGAACTTGGCTGATGAAGTCAAGGATCTGCTTGACCAGATCGGTGAGGGTGGCCGCAACATCCACGAAATCGAGAAGGCTCGCAAGCGTCTTGAAGCCGAAAAGGATGAACTCCAGGCTGCTTTGGAAGAGGCTGAGGCCGCTCTTGAGCAGGAGGAGAACAAGGTTCTGCGCGCTCAATTGGAATTGTCCCAAGTCCGCCAGGAAATCGATCGCCGTATCCAGGAGAAGGAAGAGGAATTCGAGAACACCCGCAAGAACCACCAGCGCGCTCTCGACTCCATGCAGGCCTCCCTCGAAGCCGAAGCCAAGGGCAAGGCTGAGGCCCTGCGCATGAAGAAGAAGTTGGAAGCCGACATCAACGAATTGGAGATTGCTCTGGATCATGCCAACAAG GCTAACGCCGAGGCCCAGAAGAACATCAAGCGCTACCAACAGCAGTTGAAGGATATCCAGACCGCTCTGGAGGAAGAACAGCGTGCCCGCGATGATGCCCGTGAACAGTTGGGCATCTCTGAGCGTCGTGCCAATGCTCTGCAGAACGAACTCGAGGAGTCCCGCACTCTGTTGGAGCAGGCCGACCGTGGCCGTCGCCAAGCCGAACAGGAATTGGCCGATGCCCACGAGCAGTTGAACGAAGTTTCTGCCCAGAACGCTTCCATCTCTGCTGCCAAGAGGAAATTGGAGTCTGAGCTCCAGACCCTCCACTCCGACTTGGATGAGCTCCTGAACGAAGCCAAGAACTCCGAAGAGAAGGCCAAGAAGGCTATGGTTGATGCCGCCCGCCTGGCTGATGAACTCCGTGCCGAGCAGGATCATGCCCAGACCCAGGAGAAATTGAGAAAGGCCCTGGAACAGCAAATCAAGGAATTGCAAGTCCGTCTGGATGAGGCTGAGGCCAACGCCCTTAAGGGTGGCAAGAAGGCCATTCAGAAGTTGGAGCAACGCGTCCGCGAATTGGAGAACGAATTGGACGGTGAGCAGCGCCGTCATGCTGATGCCCAGAAGAACCTGCGCAAGTCCGAGCGTCGCGTCAAGGAATTGAGCTTCCAGTCTGAGGAGGACCGCAAGAACCACGAGCGCATGCAAGATCTGGTCGACAAACTGCAACAGAAGATCAAGACATACAAGAGGCAGATTGAGGAAGCCGAGGAAATCGCTGCCCTCAACTTGGCCAAATTCCGCAAGGCCCAGCAGGAGCTCGAGGAAGCCGAGGAGCGTGCCGATCTGGCTGAGCAGGCAATTAGCAAATTCCGTGCCAAGGGACGTGCCGGTTCGGTTGGACGTGGTGCCAGCCCAGCG CCCCGTGCGACGTCCGTTAGGCCACAATTCGACGGTTTGGCTTTCCCACCCAGATTCGACCTTGCTCCTGAAAACGAATTCTAA